A stretch of the Bacillus anthracis str. Vollum genome encodes the following:
- a CDS encoding ABC transporter ATP-binding protein: MTTDLITVKQVTKTYGSKNKEIAALKDISLAIPKGTTLGIIGESGSGKTTLGKLIAGIESPTSGEIDYNGQVVHKLKAAHKRDFLQKVQFIFQDSTAALNPRWKVRDSVTEGYISFGLGDKGLKDKVAGDALERVGLDRRYINRYPHEFSGGQRQRIAIARALLCEPEVLILDEPISALDVSLQIQIVHLLQKIQREQGYTYLFIAHDLPMVHYLCEKVAVLYKGELVEFGNTDEVFRNPQHSYTKTLLASTPKISG; this comes from the coding sequence ATGACGACAGATTTAATTACTGTAAAGCAAGTAACGAAAACGTATGGAAGTAAAAATAAAGAAATCGCAGCGTTAAAAGACATATCACTTGCGATCCCGAAAGGAACAACGCTTGGCATTATTGGAGAAAGTGGTTCAGGAAAAACAACACTTGGTAAGCTCATAGCTGGGATCGAGAGCCCAACGTCTGGTGAAATTGATTATAACGGTCAAGTCGTTCACAAGCTGAAGGCAGCTCATAAACGTGATTTCTTACAGAAAGTACAGTTTATTTTTCAAGATTCCACAGCAGCATTAAATCCGCGCTGGAAAGTACGCGATAGCGTAACGGAAGGATATATTTCATTCGGACTCGGTGATAAAGGATTGAAAGATAAAGTCGCAGGTGATGCGCTAGAGCGTGTTGGATTAGATAGACGATATATTAATCGTTACCCGCATGAATTTAGCGGAGGACAACGTCAACGTATCGCTATTGCAAGAGCGTTATTGTGTGAGCCAGAAGTATTGATTCTTGATGAACCAATTTCAGCGTTAGATGTTTCATTGCAAATTCAAATTGTACATCTGCTACAAAAGATTCAAAGGGAACAAGGCTATACATATTTATTTATCGCGCATGATTTGCCAATGGTTCACTACTTGTGTGAAAAGGTGGCTGTCTTATATAAAGGAGAACTTGTTGAATTTGGAAATACGGACGAAGTATTCCGTAATCCACAACATTCTTATACAAAAACATTATTAGCATCAACACCAAAAATTTCAGGGTAA
- a CDS encoding peptide ABC transporter substrate-binding protein: MKKFLLFVIMTVLAITSVACGKKETQKASAGKGEGDRLVTNISSDPYTLDAAISTDSTSGYVIGHLFSSLYTQDSDGKYQNELAEKEEVNADGTEYTIHLKKDIKWSDGSPITANDFEFAWKRLLNPKTGSMNATEMYFIKGAEAYNTGKGEEGQVGIQVVDPQTLKITLEHPVSSIKQKLASSLFIPLSKKSIDDNNKLKTNPKELITNGPFTLKEWKHNQAITVQKNKEYYDKKVTLKEIEFRIIPDSKTAYQLYKSKELDLLSGLPQEMIEKEKGNKEYKRVAGFSSYIYSFNVEKEPFTNAKVRKAFSLAVDRKFIVEKLYKNNAQEAYAFVPEGAKTQGGRDFRKEKGDYVKFDPEEAKKLLEEGMKEQGWSTLPAVTLKFTTDTQHKKVAEAMQEMFKKNLGVDIKLENKEWKSYIDTYKQSDFQLAYMGWGGSLLDPITKLDLYAGDGLNNYAKWHNKEFDALVKEAEVEQNEDKRFDLLHKAEDIMFTDSPLIPIIFPSDSYLQKESVSGLQYYVGSKPDLRYVKIKK; the protein is encoded by the coding sequence ATGAAGAAGTTTTTATTATTTGTCATTATGACCGTATTAGCAATTACTTCTGTCGCTTGCGGTAAGAAAGAGACGCAAAAAGCAAGTGCTGGTAAGGGAGAAGGAGATCGATTAGTAACGAATATTAGTAGTGATCCATATACTCTTGATGCTGCTATTTCGACAGATAGCACGTCAGGTTATGTAATTGGACATTTATTCTCAAGCTTATATACGCAAGATAGCGATGGGAAATATCAAAATGAATTAGCAGAGAAAGAAGAAGTAAATGCTGATGGAACGGAGTATACAATTCATTTAAAGAAAGATATTAAATGGTCAGATGGTTCTCCTATTACAGCAAATGACTTTGAATTTGCATGGAAGCGATTATTAAATCCGAAAACGGGTTCTATGAATGCTACAGAAATGTATTTTATTAAAGGGGCAGAGGCATATAATACTGGAAAAGGTGAAGAAGGCCAAGTTGGTATTCAAGTTGTTGATCCTCAAACATTAAAGATAACACTTGAGCACCCTGTTTCTTCTATTAAACAAAAGCTAGCAAGTTCATTATTTATTCCATTATCTAAAAAATCAATTGATGATAATAATAAATTAAAAACAAATCCAAAAGAGTTAATTACGAACGGACCATTCACGTTAAAAGAATGGAAGCATAACCAAGCTATTACAGTGCAAAAAAACAAAGAATATTATGATAAAAAGGTGACATTAAAAGAAATTGAGTTTCGCATTATTCCAGACTCTAAAACAGCGTACCAATTGTACAAATCAAAAGAATTAGATTTACTAAGTGGTTTACCACAAGAGATGATTGAGAAAGAAAAAGGAAATAAAGAATATAAGCGTGTTGCAGGATTCTCATCTTATATTTATTCGTTTAATGTAGAAAAAGAGCCATTCACAAATGCGAAAGTGCGTAAAGCCTTTTCATTAGCAGTTGATCGTAAGTTTATCGTTGAAAAACTGTATAAGAATAATGCACAAGAAGCATATGCATTCGTTCCAGAAGGAGCAAAAACACAAGGTGGTCGTGATTTCCGTAAAGAAAAAGGCGATTATGTTAAATTCGATCCGGAAGAAGCGAAAAAATTATTAGAAGAGGGTATGAAAGAACAAGGTTGGTCTACATTACCTGCAGTAACATTGAAATTTACTACAGATACACAACATAAAAAAGTAGCAGAAGCAATGCAAGAAATGTTTAAGAAAAATCTTGGCGTAGATATTAAGTTAGAAAATAAAGAATGGAAGAGTTACATCGATACATATAAGCAAAGTGATTTTCAATTAGCTTATATGGGATGGGGAGGTTCTTTATTAGATCCAATTACTAAACTAGATTTATATGCAGGTGATGGTCTCAATAACTATGCAAAATGGCATAATAAAGAATTTGATGCTTTAGTAAAAGAAGCCGAAGTTGAACAAAATGAAGATAAACGTTTTGACTTATTGCATAAAGCAGAAGATATTATGTTTACAGATTCACCGTTAATCCCAATTATATTCCCTTCTGATTCTTATTTACAAAAAGAATCAGTATCTGGGCTTCAATATTATGTTGGATCTAAACCAGATTTAAGATATGTAAAAATAAAGAAGTAG
- a CDS encoding YusW family protein → MRTLLSVLLALMLVPALTGCKAPAKEDTTSNKKTTEEAKNETPADLKLNFNEFSLDADYQDTKKDYEADYKNVAADKKMEAKIEDHKADVNLTGDEAITKLSPLLQELKFDKGTPDQEVIDQVLNVFKLDKDYQKFELEVVFSDGTKKEYKREIK, encoded by the coding sequence ATGAGAACTCTACTATCAGTTTTATTAGCTCTTATGCTAGTACCTGCATTAACGGGATGTAAAGCTCCTGCAAAAGAAGATACAACTTCTAATAAAAAGACTACTGAAGAAGCAAAAAATGAGACTCCTGCAGATTTAAAACTTAATTTTAATGAATTTAGTTTAGATGCAGACTATCAAGATACGAAGAAAGACTACGAAGCTGATTATAAAAATGTAGCGGCTGATAAGAAAATGGAAGCAAAAATTGAAGATCATAAAGCAGATGTAAATTTAACAGGAGACGAAGCTATCACAAAATTAAGCCCACTTCTACAAGAATTGAAATTTGATAAAGGTACTCCTGACCAAGAAGTAATCGATCAAGTCTTAAACGTGTTCAAACTCGATAAAGACTATCAAAAATTCGAGTTAGAAGTTGTCTTCTCTGATGGAACGAAAAAAGAATATAAAAGAGAAATAAAATAA
- a CDS encoding helix-turn-helix transcriptional regulator translates to MHEEYKEMIKKAIEYIENHLHEELTTERVASHSAVSMYHFHRIFQRYIGMSVTDYIRKRRLTHAAQVLVSTERAVIDIAMQYGFSSQEAFTRAFKRMFQLPPKKYRKYFQSFYIEREGVSMQKGIPKGWILSGSHPAEYEMGLDYEVVHQGKVSAYIKAKENVTHGGFSTLMQMFRADKYVGKRLRFTAFVKSENVRDWAGLWMRVDGKETEPFAMDNMQNRPIKNTNNWQSYSVVLDIKEGALGIAFGVLLSGEGCVWLDSIRFDEVDEKIPTTDLAENFYETLLEEPVNLQFEEVEK, encoded by the coding sequence ATGCATGAAGAATATAAAGAGATGATAAAAAAAGCTATTGAATATATAGAGAATCACTTACATGAGGAGCTTACAACAGAAAGAGTAGCATCTCACAGTGCAGTATCGATGTATCATTTTCATCGTATTTTTCAAAGGTATATTGGGATGAGTGTAACGGATTATATTCGAAAGAGAAGGTTAACTCATGCTGCGCAGGTTTTAGTGTCGACCGAGAGAGCTGTTATTGATATTGCGATGCAATATGGTTTTTCCTCACAAGAGGCGTTTACGAGAGCTTTTAAAAGAATGTTTCAATTGCCACCAAAGAAATATCGAAAGTACTTCCAGTCATTTTATATAGAAAGAGAGGGTGTTTCAATGCAAAAGGGTATACCGAAAGGATGGATCTTAAGTGGAAGTCATCCTGCTGAATATGAGATGGGTTTAGATTATGAAGTTGTCCATCAAGGGAAGGTATCTGCATACATAAAAGCAAAAGAGAATGTTACGCACGGAGGATTTTCAACATTAATGCAAATGTTCCGAGCAGATAAATATGTAGGGAAGAGATTACGTTTTACAGCATTTGTTAAGAGTGAAAATGTAAGAGATTGGGCAGGATTGTGGATGCGAGTAGACGGAAAAGAGACAGAACCGTTTGCTATGGATAATATGCAAAATCGTCCCATTAAAAATACGAATAATTGGCAATCGTACTCGGTTGTATTAGATATAAAAGAAGGAGCGCTTGGTATTGCATTTGGTGTTTTATTATCAGGAGAAGGTTGTGTGTGGCTAGATAGTATTCGATTTGATGAAGTAGATGAAAAAATTCCTACAACAGATTTGGCAGAGAACTTTTATGAAACACTTTTAGAAGAACCGGTGAATCTACAATTTGAAGAAGTAGAAAAATAA
- a CDS encoding lipoprotein, translated as MLKYVKLISISLVISSCIMGINYLVSYIWSGHTPSLTWKTYLMFLFIFMMSFSSMQKEGEEDY; from the coding sequence ATGCTCAAATATGTAAAACTAATAAGTATTAGTTTAGTAATATCGTCTTGCATTATGGGAATTAATTATTTAGTTAGCTATATTTGGTCAGGGCATACACCTTCTTTGACATGGAAAACATATTTGATGTTTTTGTTTATATTTATGATGAGTTTTAGTTCAATGCAAAAAGAAGGGGAAGAGGATTATTGA
- a CDS encoding peptide ABC transporter substrate-binding protein produces the protein MKKKVVPVVASVLGASLLLTACGGNKDNASGAKANDKAPDKQAINLSFASEIPTMDVAKATDGESMNVMRNVFEGLYAMGEDNKPIPGVAESVDVSADKTKYTFHLRDSKWSNGTPVTAKDFVFAWQRAVNPDTAAEYAFLFFDIKNAKQINQKQLPVDQLGIKAVDDKTLEVQLDRPVPYFLSLTTFSTFLPINEEYLKSQGDKYGLETNHLIYNGAFTLDNWKHEQSFQLKKNPNYWDAKTVKLEEINFNVVKDKSTEVNLYDSGQIDRVALTAEFVDKYKGDPNFKERAEVGIQFLRLNQKNETLKNQHARLAINGAMNKKAYVETILNNGAVPAEGMIPAKFAKSPDGNDFRKENGNLVKDDVKTAKENWKKAKQELGTDKVTIELLTSDNALAKKTGEYLKGELEKNLDGLTVNLKPQPRKQQLKLLLSGDYEIGIDGWGPDFADPITFLDLFTTDSAYNFDKYSNKEYDELIHKVKTDLAGDEKARFEAMKQAEKILLQDGAVAPLYQQGRSYLQRSFIKGLVTTDFGGEFNYKWTEVAK, from the coding sequence ATGAAGAAAAAAGTTGTACCTGTTGTTGCATCTGTTTTAGGGGCAAGTCTATTACTAACTGCTTGCGGGGGAAATAAAGATAATGCAAGCGGAGCGAAAGCAAATGATAAAGCACCTGATAAACAGGCAATTAACTTATCATTTGCTTCAGAAATTCCAACAATGGATGTTGCAAAAGCAACGGATGGGGAATCCATGAACGTAATGCGCAATGTTTTTGAAGGGTTATATGCAATGGGAGAAGATAATAAACCGATTCCTGGTGTTGCTGAGTCGGTTGACGTTAGTGCCGATAAAACGAAATATACATTCCACCTGCGTGATTCAAAATGGTCAAACGGTACTCCTGTTACAGCAAAGGATTTCGTCTTTGCTTGGCAACGTGCCGTAAACCCTGATACAGCAGCTGAATATGCATTCTTATTCTTCGATATAAAGAATGCGAAACAAATAAACCAAAAACAATTACCGGTTGATCAATTAGGTATTAAAGCTGTTGATGATAAAACGTTAGAAGTACAACTAGATCGTCCTGTTCCCTACTTCTTAAGCTTAACGACATTCTCAACATTCTTGCCAATTAATGAAGAGTACTTAAAGTCTCAAGGCGATAAATACGGTTTAGAAACAAATCATTTAATTTACAACGGTGCTTTCACATTAGATAACTGGAAACATGAGCAAAGCTTCCAATTGAAGAAGAATCCTAACTATTGGGATGCTAAAACTGTAAAATTAGAAGAAATCAACTTCAATGTCGTTAAAGATAAGTCTACAGAAGTGAACTTATATGATTCAGGACAAATTGATCGCGTTGCTTTAACTGCGGAGTTTGTTGATAAATATAAAGGCGATCCAAACTTCAAAGAACGCGCTGAAGTTGGCATTCAATTTTTACGACTCAATCAAAAAAATGAAACATTAAAAAATCAGCATGCGCGCCTTGCTATTAACGGCGCAATGAATAAAAAAGCCTACGTAGAAACAATTTTAAATAACGGCGCTGTTCCAGCTGAAGGAATGATTCCTGCGAAATTTGCAAAAAGTCCTGATGGCAACGACTTCCGTAAAGAAAATGGCAATCTAGTCAAAGATGATGTGAAAACAGCGAAAGAAAACTGGAAAAAAGCGAAGCAAGAACTTGGTACTGACAAAGTAACAATTGAACTCTTAACAAGTGATAATGCTTTAGCTAAAAAAACTGGTGAATATTTAAAAGGTGAACTAGAAAAGAACTTAGATGGATTAACAGTGAATTTAAAACCACAACCACGTAAACAACAGTTAAAACTACTATTAAGTGGTGACTACGAAATCGGTATTGATGGCTGGGGCCCTGACTTCGCTGATCCAATTACATTCTTAGATTTATTTACAACAGATAGTGCTTACAACTTCGATAAATACTCTAACAAAGAGTACGATGAGCTAATTCATAAAGTAAAAACAGATTTAGCTGGTGATGAAAAGGCACGGTTTGAAGCAATGAAGCAAGCTGAAAAAATTCTATTACAAGACGGTGCTGTCGCTCCTTTATACCAACAAGGTCGTTCTTACTTACAACGCTCTTTCATTAAAGGACTTGTAACAACTGACTTCGGTGGTGAGTTTAACTACAAGTGGACAGAAGTTGCAAAATAA
- a CDS encoding peptide ABC transporter substrate-binding protein — MKKKFVPGIASVVGVSILLTGCGSYKNEASGANAKDEAPSKQVLNLSSPTEIRTMDTARATDTDSGQVMRNVFEGLYNLGEGNKPIPGVAKSHEVSGDKTKYTFHLRDSKWSNGTPVTAKDFVFAWQRAVDPATASEYAFLFFDIKNATKINNKELPADQLGVKAVDDHTFEVELERPVPYFISLTAFPTFLPINEEFFKAQGDKYALEDNTILYNGAFTLSDWKHEQSFKFKKNPTYWDKDTVKLEEINFNVVKEKSTEVNLFESKQLDRIKLTSDFVDKYKKYANFKERPNVGVQFLRMNQQNKVLQNVSARQAIDQTIDRKSFVNTLLNDGSTPTFGLVPKNFAKGPDGKDFRTINGDLTKVDTKSAQELWKKAKQELGSEKITLELLTSDADLDKKTGEFLKGQLEKNLDGLTVNVKPQPRKQQVSLLLKGDYEIGIDGWSPDFADPITFLELFTTNNPYNLDHYSNKEFDKTIEKVKTTLAGDEKARWEALLASEKILFKDSVIAPLYQKGESYLERSYVKGIVQVDFAGQLNFKWAQIEK; from the coding sequence ATGAAAAAGAAGTTTGTACCCGGTATTGCATCAGTTGTAGGAGTAAGTATTTTATTAACTGGTTGCGGTAGTTATAAAAACGAAGCAAGCGGAGCAAATGCAAAAGACGAGGCACCTAGTAAACAGGTTTTAAACTTATCTTCACCTACTGAAATACGAACAATGGATACAGCTCGTGCTACAGATACTGATTCTGGTCAAGTAATGAGAAACGTATTTGAAGGTTTGTATAATCTTGGTGAAGGTAACAAACCTATTCCTGGTGTTGCAAAATCTCATGAAGTAAGTGGTGATAAAACGAAATACACATTCCACCTGCGAGATTCAAAATGGTCAAACGGTACTCCTGTTACAGCGAAAGATTTTGTCTTCGCTTGGCAAAGAGCTGTCGATCCAGCAACAGCCTCTGAATATGCATTTCTATTCTTTGATATTAAAAACGCAACAAAAATTAATAACAAAGAACTTCCAGCCGACCAACTTGGTGTAAAAGCAGTTGATGACCATACGTTTGAGGTAGAATTAGAGCGTCCTGTTCCGTATTTTATTAGCTTAACAGCGTTCCCAACATTTCTACCAATTAACGAGGAATTCTTTAAAGCACAAGGTGATAAGTACGCTTTAGAAGATAATACAATCTTGTATAATGGAGCTTTTACACTAAGCGATTGGAAGCATGAACAAAGCTTTAAATTCAAGAAAAACCCTACCTATTGGGATAAAGATACTGTCAAACTAGAAGAAATCAATTTTAACGTTGTAAAAGAAAAATCAACAGAAGTAAACTTATTCGAATCAAAACAATTAGACCGTATAAAATTAACATCTGATTTCGTTGATAAATATAAAAAATATGCAAACTTTAAAGAACGCCCGAACGTAGGCGTACAATTTTTACGTATGAATCAACAAAACAAAGTACTGCAAAACGTTTCTGCACGCCAAGCAATCGATCAAACAATTGATCGAAAATCCTTTGTAAATACGTTATTAAATGATGGCTCTACACCAACCTTTGGTCTCGTCCCAAAAAACTTTGCAAAAGGGCCTGATGGAAAGGACTTCCGTACTATAAACGGAGATTTAACCAAAGTTGATACAAAATCTGCACAAGAGTTATGGAAAAAGGCAAAACAAGAGCTTGGTTCTGAAAAGATTACATTAGAATTATTAACAAGTGATGCTGACCTTGATAAGAAAACGGGTGAGTTCTTAAAAGGACAACTAGAAAAGAATTTAGATGGATTAACAGTAAATGTGAAACCACAACCACGTAAACAACAAGTTTCACTTTTATTAAAAGGTGACTATGAAATCGGTATTGATGGCTGGAGCCCTGACTTTGCTGATCCAATTACATTCCTTGAATTGTTTACAACGAATAATCCATACAACTTAGATCATTACTCTAATAAGGAATTCGATAAAACAATTGAAAAGGTTAAAACGACTTTAGCTGGTGATGAAAAAGCTCGATGGGAAGCATTACTAGCATCCGAGAAAATATTATTTAAAGACTCCGTTATCGCTCCTCTTTACCAGAAAGGCGAATCTTATTTAGAACGTTCTTATGTGAAAGGAATTGTCCAAGTAGACTTTGCAGGTCAATTAAACTTCAAATGGGCACAAATTGAAAAATAA
- a CDS encoding aldo/keto reductase — MSLTSLKDYTTLHNGVKMPWFGLGVFKVEDGSQVIDSVKAAIKNGYRSIDTAAIYQNEEGVGQAIRESGVSREELFITSKVWNSDQGYETTLQAFETTLEKLGLEYLDLYLVHWPVKGKYTESWKALEKLYKDGRVRAIGVSNFHIHHLQDVFEIAEIKPMVNQVEYHPRLAQEELHAFCKEHNIQLEAWSPLMQGQLLDNPTLQDIAKKYNKSTAQIILRWDLQNEVVTIPKSIKEHRIIENANIFDFELSSDDMKAIQALNEDHRVGPDPDNFNF; from the coding sequence ATGAGTTTAACAAGTTTAAAAGACTATACAACATTACATAACGGTGTAAAAATGCCTTGGTTCGGTTTAGGTGTTTTTAAAGTAGAAGATGGTTCACAAGTAATTGATTCTGTAAAAGCAGCAATTAAAAATGGCTACCGCAGTATCGATACTGCAGCAATCTATCAAAACGAAGAAGGCGTTGGACAAGCGATCCGTGAATCAGGTGTTTCACGTGAAGAATTATTTATCACATCAAAAGTATGGAATAGCGATCAAGGATATGAAACAACACTTCAAGCATTTGAAACTACATTAGAAAAATTAGGTCTAGAATATTTAGATTTATATTTAGTACATTGGCCTGTAAAAGGGAAATATACTGAATCGTGGAAAGCGTTAGAAAAGCTTTATAAAGATGGCCGTGTTCGTGCTATCGGTGTGAGCAATTTCCACATTCACCACTTACAAGACGTATTTGAAATTGCTGAAATTAAACCAATGGTCAACCAAGTGGAATACCACCCACGTTTAGCACAAGAAGAGTTACACGCTTTCTGTAAAGAACATAACATCCAGCTTGAAGCTTGGTCACCATTAATGCAAGGACAACTACTGGATAACCCAACATTACAAGACATTGCGAAAAAATATAATAAATCAACTGCGCAAATTATTTTACGCTGGGATTTACAAAACGAAGTTGTAACAATTCCTAAATCAATTAAAGAACATCGCATTATTGAAAATGCAAACATCTTCGACTTTGAATTAAGTTCTGATGATATGAAAGCAATTCAAGCTTTAAATGAAGATCACCGCGTTGGTCCAGATCCAGATAACTTTAATTTCTAA
- the proC gene encoding pyrroline-5-carboxylate reductase, translating into MLTKHRILFIGAGRMAEAIFSGLLKTSKEYIEEIIVSNRSNVEKLDQLRARYNVSTTTDWKQHVTSVDTIVLAMPPSAHEELLAELSPLLSNQLVVTVAAGISPSYLEERLPGGTPVAWIMPNTAAEIGKSISLYTMGQFVNETHQETLQLLLRGIGTSQLCTEEEVHQLTAVTGSAPAFLYYFAESLIEATKSYGVDEATAKHLVIQMISGSASMLEQTQDPANLREQVTTPGGSTAEGLKALY; encoded by the coding sequence ATGCTAACTAAACATCGAATTCTATTTATTGGTGCTGGTCGTATGGCAGAAGCTATATTTTCCGGATTACTTAAAACAAGCAAAGAATACATCGAAGAGATTATCGTTTCTAACCGAAGTAACGTAGAAAAGCTAGATCAATTACGAGCGCGATATAATGTGTCTACTACAACAGATTGGAAACAACATGTTACATCTGTTGATACGATTGTTTTAGCAATGCCGCCTTCTGCACATGAAGAATTATTAGCAGAGTTATCTCCGTTACTATCGAATCAACTTGTCGTAACGGTAGCTGCTGGCATCAGCCCATCTTATTTAGAAGAAAGACTTCCCGGGGGGACGCCTGTTGCTTGGATTATGCCAAATACAGCTGCTGAAATTGGAAAGTCTATCTCCTTATACACGATGGGACAATTCGTAAACGAGACTCATCAAGAAACCCTGCAATTGCTTTTAAGGGGCATTGGTACTTCGCAACTTTGTACCGAGGAAGAAGTTCATCAACTTACTGCAGTTACTGGAAGTGCACCAGCCTTCCTTTATTACTTTGCTGAAAGTTTAATTGAAGCAACAAAAAGTTATGGAGTCGATGAAGCAACCGCAAAACACCTTGTCATTCAAATGATTTCTGGCTCTGCTTCTATGCTTGAACAAACACAAGATCCAGCTAACCTCCGTGAACAAGTAACAACGCCAGGTGGTTCCACAGCTGAAGGTCTCAAAGCTTTATATTAA
- the pnuC gene encoding nicotinamide riboside transporter PnuC yields the protein MIRSPLFLLITSIICVLVGLYIQSSYIEIFASVMGIINVWLLAREKVSNFLFGMITVAVFLYIFITQGLYAMAVLAAFQFIFNVYGWYHWIARSGEEEVKATVRLDLKGWIFYIIFILVAWIGWGYYQVHYLESTSPYLDALNAVLGLVAQFMLSRKILENWHLWILYNVVSISIYISTGLYVMLILAVINLFICVAGLLEWKNNYKGQKHTNNYI from the coding sequence ATGATTAGAAGTCCGCTCTTTTTACTCATTACTAGTATTATTTGTGTATTGGTTGGACTGTATATTCAATCGAGCTATATTGAAATCTTTGCATCGGTCATGGGAATTATTAATGTTTGGCTATTAGCAAGAGAAAAAGTATCCAACTTTTTATTCGGTATGATTACCGTTGCGGTATTTCTATATATTTTTATTACACAAGGTTTATATGCAATGGCAGTATTGGCAGCCTTTCAATTTATATTTAATGTATATGGTTGGTATCATTGGATTGCACGTAGTGGGGAGGAAGAGGTAAAAGCAACAGTTCGTTTAGATTTGAAAGGTTGGATTTTTTATATAATCTTTATTTTAGTTGCATGGATTGGTTGGGGGTATTATCAAGTCCATTACTTAGAATCAACAAGTCCATATTTAGACGCTTTAAATGCTGTACTAGGATTAGTAGCTCAATTTATGTTAAGTCGAAAAATCTTAGAAAACTGGCATTTATGGATTTTATATAATGTAGTTAGTATTTCAATTTATATTTCCACTGGGTTATACGTTATGCTAATATTAGCTGTTATTAATCTCTTTATATGTGTAGCGGGTTTGCTAGAGTGGAAGAATAATTATAAGGGACAAAAACATACAAATAATTATATCTAG
- a CDS encoding GRP family sugar transporter yields MDILLALLPAIAWGNILLVSVKMGGGAYSQTVGMTIGALFFATIMYVFTQPALTMTILIVGFISGLFWALGQVNQLKTVEKLGVSTTVTISTGMQLVATSIFGVIAFREWTTTTTIILGTIAILLIVVGVVFTSLDDKENAQPPGQLKKGLLTLIVSTFGYLVYVIIIRWYNIDGWSAILPQAVGMFVGAVVLTSKHKPFNKYAIRNALSGLLWGTGNLFLLLSLPRVGVATSFPLSQTGIVISTFGAIVFLGEKKTKRQLIFIALGSVLIIGGAVLLGMTKA; encoded by the coding sequence ATGGACATTTTATTAGCGCTTCTTCCTGCAATTGCATGGGGAAACATCTTATTAGTAAGCGTAAAAATGGGCGGTGGTGCATATAGCCAAACGGTAGGTATGACAATCGGTGCTCTATTCTTCGCAACAATTATGTATGTATTTACTCAACCAGCTTTAACAATGACAATCTTGATTGTTGGCTTTATTTCAGGTTTATTCTGGGCTTTAGGACAAGTAAACCAATTAAAAACAGTTGAAAAGTTAGGTGTTTCTACTACTGTAACGATTTCTACTGGTATGCAACTTGTTGCAACTTCTATCTTTGGAGTTATCGCTTTCCGTGAGTGGACTACTACAACAACGATCATTCTGGGAACGATTGCAATCCTATTAATCGTAGTTGGTGTTGTATTCACATCATTAGATGATAAAGAAAATGCTCAGCCACCAGGACAATTGAAAAAAGGACTTCTTACTTTAATTGTTTCTACTTTCGGCTACCTTGTATATGTAATTATTATTCGTTGGTATAATATCGATGGTTGGTCTGCTATTTTACCACAAGCAGTTGGTATGTTTGTTGGTGCGGTTGTACTGACATCTAAACATAAACCATTTAACAAATATGCAATCCGTAACGCTTTATCTGGTTTACTATGGGGAACTGGAAACTTATTCTTACTTCTTTCATTACCACGTGTCGGAGTAGCAACAAGCTTCCCATTATCTCAAACTGGAATCGTTATCTCAACATTTGGTGCGATTGTCTTCTTAGGCGAAAAGAAAACGAAACGTCAATTGATCTTTATTGCACTAGGTAGTGTTTTAATTATCGGCGGCGCTGTATTACTTGGTATGACAAAAGCATAA